A portion of the Sulfurospirillum diekertiae genome contains these proteins:
- the rpoB gene encoding DNA-directed RNA polymerase subunit beta, which yields MLNSLKSGNRLRVDFSKVPKKIDVPNLLQLQQKSYEQFLDVENFKEESGVEKVFKSIFPIHDPQNRLTLEYAGSEVGKPRYTVRECMERGLTYSVSLKMNIRLILWDKDEKSGEKTGVKDIKEQAIFIREIPLMTDRTSFVINGVERVVVNQLHRSPGVIFKEEESPTVANKLIYNAQIIPDRGSWLYFEYDAKDTLFVRINKRRKVPITILFRALGYSKQDILKLFYPVLNIMIRENKFLIEFSADNFLGRVDFDLKDEHGNLLLAAGKRLARKKAEKFIEDGIKFIEYPVEILVNRFLSSPIIDKESGEVLYDTLAQLDEGKLAKIIEQKCETIEIANDLASGVDDAIINSFIADNETLKLLRQTESIEDENDLAAIRIYKVMRPGEPVTKEAAKTFVKDLFFNSERYDLTKVGRMKMNHKLGLTVPEYVTIMTSEDIIKTAKYLIKVKNGQGHIDDRDHLGNRRIRAIGELLANELHAGLIKMQKAIRDKFTALSGSVEELMPHDLINSKMITSAIAEFFSSGQLSQFMDQTNPLSEITHKRRLSALGEGGLVKERAGFEVRDVHPTHYGRICPVETPEGQNIGLINTLSMYAKVNDLGFVEAPYRKVENATITDEIIYITATQEEGLVIAPASTKINENNEIVEDLIEVRVDGETVLIEKEKVDLIDLSSMMIAGVAASLIPFLEHDDANRALMGSNMQRQAVPLVKSDAPIVGTGVEKIAARDSWEAIKVKRAGMVEKVDNKNVYILGEDEGGAFIDHYALQKNLRTNQNTTFTQKVIVRKGDMVEAGGVIADGPSMDQGELAIGKNAMVAFMPWNGYNYEDAIVISERMIREDAFTSVHIYEKEVEARELKDGVEEITKDIPNVKEEELAHLDDSGIVKVGTYVTPGMILVGKVSPKGEVKPTPEERLLRAIFGEKAGHVVNKSLYATPSLEGIVVDVKIFTKKGYDKDPRAVQAYEQEKEILDREHHDKLLMLDREEMLRINALLLKNPLQEDQEISKTSYKKGGFIKAEDLHNVNRFSINSIVKAFSNEVQDDYKDLKMYFQNEKKKLKEEHDEKLNIIEKDDILPSGVVKLVKVYVATKRKLKVGDKMAGRHGNKGIVSNIVREVDMPYLKNGEIVDIVLNPLGVPSRMNIGQILEVHLGLVGKRLGDQIEEIFKEKQGDWIKALREKMISIADVAKLMDARNFIDKVNDEQLLIFARDWSKGVKFATPIFEGVNVEEFEKLFEMAKIDTDGKTDLYDGMTGQKMHERVNVGYMYMLKLHHLVDEKVHARSTGPYSLVTQQPVGGKALFGGQRFGEMEVWALEAYGAAHTLREMLTVKSDDVEGRILAYKALTRGENVPQTGIPETFYVLTNELKSLALDVEIYDEVEEDETTRTN from the coding sequence ATGTTAAATAGCCTAAAATCTGGAAATCGCTTACGAGTCGATTTTTCCAAAGTCCCAAAAAAAATTGATGTACCAAATCTACTCCAACTTCAACAAAAGAGTTACGAACAGTTTTTAGATGTTGAAAATTTCAAAGAAGAGAGTGGCGTAGAGAAGGTTTTTAAATCTATTTTTCCTATTCATGATCCCCAAAATAGACTTACTTTAGAATATGCTGGATCTGAGGTTGGAAAACCTAGATATACTGTCCGCGAATGTATGGAGCGTGGCCTTACTTATTCTGTTAGCTTAAAAATGAATATTCGTCTTATCCTCTGGGATAAAGATGAAAAATCCGGTGAAAAGACTGGTGTAAAAGATATTAAAGAACAAGCAATTTTTATTCGTGAAATTCCATTAATGACCGATAGAACTTCATTTGTTATCAATGGTGTTGAAAGAGTTGTTGTTAATCAGCTTCACAGAAGCCCTGGTGTTATCTTTAAAGAAGAAGAGAGCCCAACGGTTGCTAATAAGCTTATTTATAATGCTCAAATTATTCCAGATCGCGGTTCTTGGCTCTATTTTGAATACGATGCTAAAGATACCCTATTTGTTAGAATTAATAAACGCAGAAAAGTTCCTATTACGATTCTATTTCGTGCACTTGGATACAGCAAACAAGATATTTTAAAACTTTTTTACCCTGTGCTCAATATTATGATTCGTGAAAATAAATTCTTAATTGAGTTCTCAGCAGATAACTTCTTAGGTCGTGTTGATTTCGATCTTAAAGATGAACATGGAAACCTTCTTTTGGCTGCAGGAAAGCGTCTTGCACGTAAAAAAGCTGAAAAATTTATTGAAGATGGTATTAAGTTTATTGAATATCCTGTTGAAATTTTGGTTAATCGTTTTCTCTCTTCTCCAATTATTGATAAAGAGAGTGGCGAAGTCCTTTATGATACATTGGCACAACTTGACGAAGGTAAATTGGCTAAGATTATTGAACAAAAATGTGAAACGATTGAAATTGCCAATGATCTTGCAAGTGGTGTCGATGATGCTATTATTAACTCGTTTATTGCTGATAACGAAACACTGAAATTACTTCGTCAAACAGAGAGCATTGAAGATGAAAATGACTTAGCAGCGATTCGTATTTATAAAGTAATGAGACCAGGCGAGCCTGTTACCAAAGAAGCTGCAAAGACATTTGTCAAAGATCTTTTCTTTAACTCTGAAAGATACGATTTAACCAAAGTTGGTCGTATGAAAATGAATCATAAACTTGGACTTACAGTACCAGAGTATGTGACGATTATGACGAGCGAAGATATTATCAAAACAGCAAAATATCTTATTAAGGTCAAAAATGGTCAAGGTCATATCGATGATCGTGATCACTTGGGCAATAGAAGAATTAGAGCTATCGGTGAGTTACTTGCGAACGAGCTTCATGCAGGTTTGATCAAAATGCAAAAAGCGATTCGTGATAAATTCACAGCACTTAGCGGTAGTGTTGAAGAGTTAATGCCTCATGATTTGATTAACTCTAAAATGATTACTTCTGCGATTGCAGAATTTTTCTCAAGTGGACAATTGTCACAATTTATGGATCAAACCAATCCGCTCAGTGAAATTACACATAAAAGAAGATTATCGGCTCTTGGTGAGGGTGGTTTAGTAAAAGAGCGTGCAGGCTTTGAAGTCCGTGACGTTCACCCAACACACTATGGTCGTATTTGTCCAGTAGAAACACCAGAGGGTCAAAATATTGGTTTGATCAATACCCTTTCAATGTATGCAAAAGTTAATGACCTTGGTTTTGTGGAAGCACCTTACCGTAAAGTTGAGAATGCAACCATTACAGATGAGATTATTTACATCACAGCAACACAAGAAGAGGGTTTAGTTATTGCCCCTGCCAGTACCAAGATTAATGAAAACAACGAGATTGTTGAAGATTTAATTGAGGTTAGAGTTGATGGTGAGACTGTACTAATTGAGAAAGAGAAAGTTGATTTGATCGATCTTTCGTCCATGATGATAGCCGGTGTTGCAGCTTCACTTATTCCATTCTTGGAACATGATGATGCGAACCGTGCATTGATGGGTTCAAACATGCAACGTCAAGCCGTGCCTTTGGTCAAATCAGACGCACCTATTGTGGGAACGGGCGTTGAAAAAATTGCAGCTCGAGACTCTTGGGAAGCGATTAAAGTCAAACGTGCGGGTATGGTTGAAAAAGTTGATAATAAAAATGTTTATATTTTAGGTGAAGATGAAGGTGGCGCATTTATTGACCATTATGCGCTTCAAAAAAATCTTAGAACCAACCAAAATACAACTTTCACTCAAAAAGTCATTGTAAGAAAAGGTGATATGGTTGAAGCGGGTGGTGTTATCGCTGATGGTCCAAGTATGGATCAAGGTGAACTTGCTATCGGTAAAAACGCAATGGTTGCTTTTATGCCATGGAATGGTTATAACTACGAAGATGCGATTGTTATCTCTGAGCGTATGATTCGTGAAGATGCTTTTACCAGCGTTCATATCTATGAAAAAGAGGTTGAAGCACGTGAGCTTAAAGACGGCGTAGAAGAGATTACTAAAGACATTCCAAATGTCAAAGAAGAAGAATTAGCCCATCTTGATGATAGTGGTATTGTAAAAGTTGGTACCTATGTCACTCCTGGCATGATTCTTGTTGGTAAAGTATCACCAAAAGGTGAAGTAAAACCAACGCCTGAAGAGCGACTTTTACGTGCTATTTTTGGTGAGAAAGCAGGACATGTTGTCAACAAATCACTTTATGCAACGCCATCATTAGAGGGTATTGTTGTTGATGTTAAAATCTTTACAAAAAAAGGTTATGACAAAGATCCACGTGCTGTCCAAGCATATGAGCAAGAAAAAGAGATTTTAGACCGTGAGCATCATGATAAACTCTTGATGTTAGATCGTGAAGAGATGTTGCGTATTAATGCATTGCTTTTGAAAAACCCACTACAAGAAGATCAAGAGATTAGCAAAACAAGCTATAAAAAAGGTGGCTTTATTAAAGCAGAAGATCTTCATAATGTTAACCGTTTTTCAATTAATTCGATTGTAAAAGCATTCTCAAATGAAGTTCAAGATGACTATAAAGATCTTAAAATGTACTTCCAAAATGAGAAGAAAAAGCTCAAAGAAGAACATGATGAGAAACTAAATATCATTGAAAAAGATGATATTTTACCAAGCGGGGTTGTTAAGCTTGTTAAAGTTTATGTGGCAACCAAACGTAAGCTTAAAGTCGGTGACAAAATGGCGGGACGTCACGGAAATAAAGGTATCGTTTCTAATATCGTTCGTGAAGTCGATATGCCTTACCTTAAAAATGGTGAAATTGTCGACATCGTTTTAAATCCACTGGGCGTTCCAAGTCGTATGAATATTGGACAAATTCTTGAGGTTCATTTAGGTCTTGTTGGTAAACGTTTAGGCGATCAAATTGAAGAGATATTTAAAGAGAAACAAGGTGATTGGATTAAAGCACTTCGTGAAAAAATGATTAGTATTGCTGATGTTGCCAAACTGATGGATGCTAGGAATTTTATTGATAAAGTAAATGATGAACAATTGTTGATTTTTGCTAGAGATTGGAGCAAGGGTGTTAAATTTGCAACTCCAATTTTTGAAGGTGTTAACGTTGAAGAGTTTGAAAAACTCTTTGAAATGGCAAAAATTGATACCGATGGTAAGACTGACTTATACGATGGTATGACAGGTCAAAAGATGCACGAAAGAGTCAATGTGGGTTACATGTACATGTTAAAACTTCACCACTTGGTTGACGAAAAAGTGCATGCAAGAAGTACAGGACCATACTCACTGGTTACGCAACAACCTGTTGGTGGTAAAGCCCTCTTTGGTGGTCAAAGATTCGGTGAAATGGAGGTATGGGCGCTTGAAGCATACGGTGCTGCTCATACACTAAGAGAGATGTTAACAGTCAAATCAGACGACGTTGAAGGACGTATTTTAGCTTATAAAGCACTTACTAGAGGTGAAAATGTCCCTCAAACAGGAATTCCTGAAACATTCTATGTTTTAACGAATGAGTTGAAGTCTTTGGCTTTAGATGTTGAGATTTATGACGAGGTGGAAGAAGATGAAACGACTAGAACCAATTGA
- the rpsG gene encoding 30S ribosomal protein S7 yields MRRRKAPVREVLPDPIYNSKIITKFINALMLDGKKSVATKVFYGSLELAEKRSGTLKGIEIFNTAIDNVKPVMEVKSRRVGGATYQVPVEVRTTRQQALALRWLVSYARKRSERTMIERLANELLDAANSRGATFKKKEDTYKMAEANKAFAHYRW; encoded by the coding sequence ATGAGAAGAAGAAAAGCTCCTGTAAGAGAAGTATTACCAGATCCAATCTACAATAGCAAAATTATCACAAAGTTTATCAATGCGTTGATGCTCGATGGAAAAAAGAGTGTTGCTACTAAAGTATTTTATGGTTCATTAGAACTCGCTGAAAAAAGAAGCGGAACACTCAAAGGGATTGAAATTTTCAATACAGCTATCGATAACGTTAAGCCTGTTATGGAAGTAAAAAGCAGACGTGTCGGTGGAGCAACATATCAAGTTCCAGTCGAAGTTAGAACAACTCGTCAACAAGCATTGGCTCTTAGATGGTTGGTTTCTTACGCTCGTAAAAGAAGTGAGAGAACCATGATCGAGAGGTTGGCCAATGAACTTTTAGATGCGGCTAATAGTAGAGGCGCTACCTTTAAGAAAAAAGAAGATACTTATAAAATGGCAGAAGCAAACAAAGCGTTTGCTCACTATCGCTGGTAA
- the rpsL gene encoding 30S ribosomal protein S12, which yields MPTINQLVRNERKKVIKKSKSPALDKCPQRRGVCTRVYTTTPKKPNSALRKVAKVKLTSGFEVISYIGGEGHNLQEHSIVLVRGGRVKDLPGVKYHIVRGALDTSGVAKRTVSRSKYGTKRPKAK from the coding sequence GTGCCAACCATTAACCAACTCGTCAGAAATGAGAGAAAAAAGGTGATTAAAAAATCAAAATCACCTGCACTTGATAAGTGCCCTCAAAGAAGAGGCGTTTGTACAAGAGTTTATACGACAACTCCTAAGAAACCAAACTCTGCTTTGAGAAAAGTTGCCAAAGTCAAATTGACCAGCGGTTTTGAAGTCATTAGCTACATCGGTGGCGAGGGACACAACCTACAAGAACACTCCATTGTATTGGTACGTGGCGGTAGGGTAAAAGATTTACCAGGTGTTAAGTACCATATCGTACGTGGTGCGCTTGATACTTCAGGTGTTGCAAAAAGAACGGTGTCTAGAAGTAAATACGGTACAAAAAGACCAAAAGCTAAATAA
- the rpoC gene encoding DNA-directed RNA polymerase subunit beta': MKRLEPIEIHEESRPRDFKAFQLRLASPEKIRSWSYGEVKKPETINYRTLKPERDGLFCAKIFGPVRDYECLCGKYKKMRYKGIKCEKCGVEVTSTKVRRSRMGHIELVTPVAHIWYVNSLPSRVGTLLGVKMKDLERVLYYEAYIVEQAGEAFYDAENKNKVAVYDVLNEEQYQSLQQRFEDTGFVAKMGGEVIRDLLANIDLVEVLGQLKEDINQTSSEAKKKTIVKRLKVVEAFLNSGNRPEWMMITMLPVLPPDLRPLVALDGGKFAVSDVNDLYRRVINRNARLKRLMELDAPEIIIRNEKRMLQEAVDALFDNGRRANAVKGANKRPLKSLSEIIKGKQGRFRQNLLGKRVDFSGRSVIVVGPNLKMDQCGLPKQMALELFKPHLLARLEEKGYATTVKQAKKMIDMKTNEVWECLAEVVKGHPVMLNRAPTLHKLSIQAFHPVLIDGKAIRLHPLVCSAFNADFDGDQMAVHVPLSQEAIAECKILMLSSMNILLPASGKAVTVPTQDMVLGLYYLTLEKPHAKGSNKIFANVDEVHIAIDAGFLDIHAKIKTRINDRVLFTTAGRLILKSILPDFVPEAHWNRVLKKKNIGALVDFVFKEGGIGITAGFLDNIKRLGFKYATESGISVSIDDIRVPEAKVKKIKEAKKKVREIQKQFSSGLLTEQERYNKIIDIWTDTNNEVASEMMKLTESHKGGFNSIYMMADSGARGSAAQIRQLAGMRGLMAKPDGSIIETPIISNFREGLNVLEYFISTHGARKGLADTALKTANAGYLTRKLIDVAQNVKVTMDDCGTHEGVEITEISESGELVESLYERATGRVLAEDVIDTITNEVLFTEGTLIDEKSAQALKEASIKSVVIRTPITCKAKKGVCAKCYGTNLAEGTLVRPGEAVGIISAQSIGEPGTQLTLRTFHIGGTASTESQDRQVIAQKEGFIRYYNVKTYVTKEGKNIVANRRNAAVLLVEPKIKAPFKGTIEIDTAHEETAITITSASGENIRYTLRKSDFAKPNELAGVSGKIEGKFYIPYLSGDMVEINESIVEVIKEGWNVPSRIPYASELKVKNGDPIIQKIHADAKGVVKYYKLHGDYLDRIHDIEKGHVVKEKGIFAVVADNDDREAIRHYIPRDSIIDINDNSIVEGKTLLAYPSTSEQITIAEWDPYSTPIIAEDAGIVTFEDIEPGISATEQFDDMTGQSKLVINEYLPSGMKPTIIIANKNGEIVKYQLEPKTAIFVQNGVTVGLADLIGRTPKAIAKSKDITGGLPRISELFEARRPKNATVIAEIDGTIRFGKPLRSKERIIIEAADGTSVEYLVDRNTQIHVQPGEFVHAGERLTDGVISSHDILRIMGEKALHYYLISEIQQVYRGQGVAINDKHIEVIVSQMLRQVRIVDSGDTKFIMGDLISRRRFREENEAVMKMGGEPAIAEPTLLGVTRAAIGSDSVISAASFQETTKVLTEASIAGKMDMLEDLKENVILGRMIPVGTGLYQNKQFNIELNPSRG; the protein is encoded by the coding sequence ATGAAACGACTAGAACCAATTGAGATTCACGAAGAGAGCCGTCCTAGGGACTTTAAAGCATTTCAATTAAGACTTGCAAGTCCTGAAAAGATTCGCTCATGGAGTTATGGAGAGGTTAAAAAACCAGAAACCATTAACTATCGTACGCTCAAACCAGAGCGTGATGGACTTTTCTGCGCGAAAATCTTTGGACCCGTCAGAGATTATGAATGTCTGTGCGGAAAATATAAAAAGATGCGTTACAAAGGCATCAAATGCGAGAAGTGTGGCGTTGAAGTAACGAGCACAAAAGTGAGACGTTCACGTATGGGGCACATTGAGTTAGTAACTCCTGTGGCGCATATTTGGTATGTTAACTCACTTCCAAGTCGTGTGGGAACGCTACTTGGTGTTAAGATGAAAGATCTTGAGCGCGTACTTTACTATGAAGCTTACATTGTTGAGCAAGCAGGTGAAGCGTTTTACGATGCTGAAAATAAAAATAAAGTTGCAGTTTATGATGTTCTTAATGAAGAACAATATCAATCATTGCAACAACGTTTTGAAGATACTGGTTTTGTAGCAAAAATGGGTGGCGAGGTTATTCGTGATTTATTAGCGAATATTGATCTTGTCGAAGTTCTTGGTCAACTTAAAGAAGATATTAACCAAACCAGTTCTGAAGCAAAGAAAAAAACCATTGTTAAACGTCTCAAAGTTGTTGAAGCATTCCTCAACAGTGGCAATCGCCCTGAATGGATGATGATTACTATGTTGCCAGTTCTTCCGCCAGATCTTAGACCACTTGTAGCACTTGATGGTGGAAAGTTTGCGGTCAGTGACGTCAATGACTTGTATCGTCGTGTTATCAACAGAAATGCTCGTTTGAAGCGTTTGATGGAACTTGATGCACCAGAAATTATTATTCGTAACGAAAAACGAATGTTACAAGAAGCGGTTGATGCACTTTTTGATAATGGTCGTCGTGCCAATGCCGTAAAAGGCGCTAATAAGCGTCCTTTAAAATCGCTTTCAGAGATCATTAAAGGTAAACAAGGACGTTTCCGCCAAAACCTACTTGGTAAAAGGGTTGACTTTTCAGGTCGTTCTGTTATCGTTGTTGGACCAAACTTGAAAATGGATCAGTGCGGTCTTCCAAAACAGATGGCGTTGGAGCTTTTTAAACCACATTTGTTAGCACGCCTTGAAGAAAAAGGGTATGCAACAACGGTTAAGCAAGCGAAAAAAATGATCGATATGAAAACCAATGAAGTATGGGAATGTTTAGCGGAAGTGGTTAAAGGTCATCCGGTTATGCTTAACCGTGCACCAACACTTCACAAACTCTCAATTCAGGCATTTCATCCTGTTTTGATTGATGGAAAAGCGATTCGTTTGCACCCTCTTGTATGTTCTGCCTTCAACGCGGACTTCGATGGCGATCAAATGGCCGTTCACGTTCCATTATCACAAGAGGCCATTGCTGAATGTAAGATCTTGATGCTGAGTTCAATGAACATCTTGCTTCCAGCTTCAGGTAAAGCGGTAACCGTCCCAACACAAGATATGGTTTTGGGTCTTTACTATTTAACACTCGAAAAACCGCATGCAAAAGGTTCTAATAAGATTTTTGCAAATGTGGATGAAGTCCATATTGCCATTGATGCAGGATTTTTAGATATTCATGCAAAAATTAAAACACGTATCAATGATAGAGTTCTCTTTACAACAGCAGGTCGTTTGATTTTAAAATCAATCTTACCAGATTTTGTGCCTGAAGCACACTGGAACAGAGTATTGAAAAAGAAAAATATCGGTGCTTTAGTTGATTTTGTCTTTAAAGAAGGTGGTATTGGTATTACTGCAGGATTTTTGGATAATATTAAAAGACTCGGCTTTAAATACGCAACTGAATCAGGTATTTCGGTTTCAATTGATGATATCCGTGTTCCTGAAGCAAAAGTGAAAAAAATCAAAGAAGCGAAGAAAAAAGTACGTGAGATCCAAAAACAATTTAGTTCTGGTTTATTAACTGAGCAAGAACGTTACAACAAAATTATTGATATTTGGACGGATACGAACAATGAAGTGGCTTCTGAAATGATGAAGCTTACGGAGAGTCATAAAGGTGGCTTTAACTCTATTTATATGATGGCAGATTCTGGTGCGCGTGGTTCTGCTGCGCAAATTAGACAGTTAGCAGGTATGAGGGGTCTTATGGCGAAACCGGATGGAAGTATTATTGAAACGCCAATTATTTCAAACTTCCGTGAAGGCCTAAACGTTCTTGAATACTTTATTTCAACGCATGGTGCTCGTAAAGGTCTTGCGGATACCGCTCTTAAAACAGCGAACGCGGGTTACCTAACAAGAAAACTCATCGACGTTGCTCAAAATGTGAAAGTGACCATGGATGATTGTGGTACGCATGAAGGCGTTGAGATTACTGAAATCAGTGAAAGCGGTGAGCTTGTAGAGTCATTGTATGAGAGAGCAACAGGTCGTGTTCTTGCCGAAGATGTTATTGACACAATTACCAATGAAGTTCTTTTCACAGAGGGAACATTGATTGATGAGAAGAGTGCCCAAGCCCTTAAAGAGGCAAGCATTAAGTCGGTTGTTATTCGTACACCGATTACATGTAAAGCTAAAAAAGGTGTCTGCGCTAAATGTTATGGTACGAACTTGGCTGAGGGCACATTGGTTCGCCCTGGTGAAGCTGTTGGTATTATTTCAGCACAATCGATTGGTGAGCCAGGTACGCAGCTAACACTTCGTACATTCCACATCGGTGGTACGGCATCAACGGAATCTCAAGATCGCCAAGTTATTGCACAGAAAGAGGGTTTTATTCGTTATTACAATGTAAAAACGTATGTGACTAAAGAAGGCAAGAATATTGTTGCTAACCGCAGAAATGCAGCTGTTCTTCTTGTCGAGCCAAAAATAAAAGCACCATTTAAAGGTACGATTGAGATTGATACAGCACATGAAGAGACAGCGATTACAATTACCAGTGCTAGTGGTGAAAATATTCGTTATACCCTTCGTAAAAGTGACTTTGCTAAGCCAAATGAGCTAGCGGGTGTTAGTGGTAAAATTGAGGGTAAATTCTATATCCCATATCTTAGTGGCGATATGGTTGAAATCAACGAGAGTATCGTAGAGGTCATTAAAGAGGGTTGGAATGTTCCAAGTCGTATTCCTTATGCGAGTGAGCTTAAAGTAAAAAATGGTGATCCAATTATCCAAAAGATTCATGCTGATGCCAAAGGTGTTGTAAAATACTATAAGCTTCATGGAGACTATTTGGATCGTATCCACGATATTGAAAAAGGTCATGTGGTTAAAGAAAAAGGTATTTTTGCAGTGGTTGCAGACAATGATGATAGAGAAGCAATTCGTCACTATATTCCACGTGATTCCATCATTGATATTAATGATAATAGCATTGTAGAGGGGAAAACGCTCCTTGCATATCCTTCAACCAGTGAGCAAATTACCATTGCTGAGTGGGATCCATACTCTACGCCAATTATCGCAGAAGATGCAGGTATTGTTACATTTGAAGATATTGAACCAGGTATTAGTGCAACAGAGCAATTTGATGATATGACTGGTCAAAGCAAACTGGTCATCAATGAGTATCTACCAAGCGGCATGAAACCAACCATTATTATTGCAAATAAAAATGGTGAGATTGTTAAGTATCAATTAGAGCCAAAAACAGCAATCTTTGTTCAAAATGGTGTAACGGTTGGTCTAGCGGATTTGATTGGTAGAACGCCAAAAGCGATTGCAAAATCGAAAGATATCACTGGTGGTCTTCCACGTATTAGTGAGCTTTTTGAAGCACGTCGTCCTAAAAATGCCACTGTTATTGCGGAGATTGATGGAACGATTCGTTTTGGTAAACCACTACGTTCAAAAGAACGTATTATCATTGAAGCAGCTGATGGTACAAGTGTCGAGTATTTAGTGGATCGTAATACACAAATTCACGTTCAACCAGGTGAATTTGTCCACGCAGGTGAGCGACTCACCGATGGTGTAATTTCAAGCCATGATATTTTACGTATTATGGGTGAAAAAGCACTTCACTATTATTTGATCAGTGAAATTCAACAAGTCTATCGTGGACAAGGTGTTGCGATTAACGATAAACACATTGAGGTTATCGTTTCTCAAATGCTTCGCCAAGTACGTATTGTTGACAGTGGCGATACCAAATTCATTATGGGTGATTTGATTAGTCGTAGACGTTTCCGTGAGGAAAATGAAGCGGTTATGAAAATGGGTGGAGAGCCAGCGATTGCTGAACCAACACTTTTAGGTGTTACGCGTGCAGCGATTGGTAGTGATAGTGTTATATCAGCGGCTTCATTCCAAGAAACAACGAAAGTTCTAACGGAAGCGAGCATCGCAGGTAAGATGGATATGCTTGAAGATCTTAAAGAAAATGTTATTTTAGGACGTATGATTCCAGTAGGAACCGGTCTTTATCAAAACAAACAATTTAATATTGAGTTGAATCCAAGTAGAGGTTAA